In Amyelois transitella isolate CPQ chromosome 3, ilAmyTran1.1, whole genome shotgun sequence, a single genomic region encodes these proteins:
- the LOC106135430 gene encoding phenoloxidase-activating factor 2 — protein sequence MCLWLITACLGMLPTNPTQQNIVVVGAPAPILQPTTTTTASPATLPTGNMTMPPTVRPTMAPTTAPTMAPTVAPTMAPTVAPTTAPTPPATTGATTARPTTSTGPLPIDPRLGTTPSPSAALQLPPITAYSGQIPSYDTAVKFPRERRSLDGNKMDAKDFLNSLQYEDNKNHIIKKRQSCRCVPAGTCVSGGTNNGAGLIDIRIVTPVRGQCPTGQEYCCGTVLPQIACGTIQTVPATAIVPAAGQANFGEFPWQALILTKQNDYIAGGVLIDSLNVLTVTHRLLPYIVSGTAPNVKVRLGEWDAAGTYEPVPYQEYAVQKVFSHPSYNPNTLQYDITILRLSSAVPFTPATGAATTINRACLPASNTATFNGQTCLVAGWGKDMFGVQGQFQQILKKVDVPIVAPATCQSQLQAARLGPSYVLDTTSFICAGGVANKDACTGDGGSGLVCNVNGQWTVVGLVSWGLGCAAANVPAAYVNIAALLPWIQQQVATP from the exons ATGTGTCTGTGGCTCATAACAGCATGTTTGGGGATGTTACCCACAAACCCCACGCAACAAAATATAGTTGTAGTGGGCGCTCCAGCTCCTATTTTGCAGCCAACCACAACGACCACAGCTTCTCCCGCCACGCTTCCAACAGGTAACATGACGATGCCTCCAACAGTGCGGCCCACTATGGCACCGACGACTGCTCCAACGATGGCCCCTACAGTGGCCCCTACAATGGCCCCTACAGTGGCCCCTACCACTGCACCTACCCCGCCTGCGACGACCGGTGCTACTACAGCAAGACCGACAACGTCAACAG GACCGCTCCCGATTGACCCGAGGCTcggcaccactccatctccttcagCGGCCTTACAACTCCCTCCTATCACTGCATATAGTGGTCAAATACCTTCGTACGACACGGCAgtaaaattcccacgggaacgtaGAAGTTTGGATGGCAATAAGATGGATGCAAAAGACTTCTTGAACAGCTTGCAGTacgaagataataaaaatcatattattaaaaaaagacagaGTTGTAGATGTGTACCAGCGGGAACCTGCGTCAGTGGTGGTACTAACAATGGTGCTGGTTTGATTGATATAAGAATTGTAACACCAGTAA GAGGACAATGTCCCACAGGACAGGAATACTGTTGTGGTACTGTTTTACCACAAATAGCTTGTGGAACAATACAGACTGTGCCAGCCACGGCCATTGTGCCTGCGGCGGGACAAGCTAATTTTGGAGAATTTCCCTGGCAG GCTCTCATTTTAACTAAACAAAATGATTACATAGCCGGTGGGGTTCTGATTGATTCATTGAATGTGTTGACCGTCACTCATAGACTGCTGCCttatat agTATCAGGAACAGCGCCTAACGTGAAAGTAAGGCTTGGCGAGTGGGACGCCGCTGGTACCTATGAGCCGGTTCCATACCAGGAGTACGCAGTCCAGAAAGTTTTCAGTCACCCATCCTACAATCCTAATACCCTGCAGTATGACATCACTATTTTGCGACTGTCATCAGCTGTCCCTTTCACTCCGGCGACGGGAGCAGCTACGACTATAAACAGAGCGTGTCTGCCTGCATCTAATACAGCCACCTTTAATGGACAAAC ATGCCTTGTGGCTGGATGGGGCAAAGACATGTTTGGCGTCCAAGGCCAATTCCAACAGATTCTGAAGAAGGTAGACGTACCTATAGTGGCGCCTGCCACTTGCCAGTCGCAACTGCAGGCAGCTCGCCTTGGACCTAGCTATGTCTTGGATACCACGTCCTTCATTTGTGCTGGTGGCGTGGCTAACAAAGATGCTTGTACT gGTGATGGTGGATCCGGACTGGTGTGTAATGTGAATGGCCAATGGACTGTAGTGGGCCTCGTATCGTGGGGCCTGGGGTGCGCCGCGGCCAACGTGCCCGCTGCTTACGTCAACATCGCGGCGCTGCTGCCCTGGATTCAGCAACAAGTTGCTACAccttaa